Below is a genomic region from Rhizobium sp. 007.
GAGCGCTGCCTGCACACGACCGGCGCTCACTACATCAACGCCGATACGGCCGTTTTCATGCAGCTCATACAGGGCGACCTGTTCGAACGTCATCCCAAACTACGGCTGATCATTCCGCATGGCGGCGGTGCGGCGCCTTATCACTGGGGACGGTACCGAGGGCTGTCGATGATGCTGGAGAAGCCGCCCATTACCGAGCACCTCATGAACAACCTGTTCTTCGATACTTGCGTCTATCATCAGGCGGGAATCGATACGCTGTTCCGGGTGGTAGACAAGAAAAACATCCTTTTCGGCTCCGAAATGCTCGGCGCCGTCAAGGCCGTCGATCCCGAAACCGGGCATAGCTTCGACGATACCAAACGCTACATCGACGCGCTCGATCTCAGTGCGGAAGACAGGCACGCGGTCTTCGAAGGCAATGCGCGGCGGGTCTATCCCTTGCTCGACAAAAGGCTCAAGACACAGAACCGCTAATTCGACGCCGAAATCTGGGAGAGGAATATTCATGGCAATTACAGTTAGATTGGCGGGTGGCGCCCAAGGGTTCAATTGGCTGCCGGTCTTCGTCGCCGAACAGGAGGGACTGTTCGAGAAACACGGACTGAAAATTGAATATCTGCGCCTTGGCAGCGTCGACAAGGCGACGATCGCAGTGGCCGAAGGCGAAGCCGAGTTGGCGATCACGCCACCGGAAGGAGCTGTCTCGAATTATGCCAAAGGCGGTGAACTGCGCATTGTGGCGTCGAATTCCAACCGCCTTCCGATGTCGATCGTGGCAGCTCCTTCGATCAAATCGATCGGGGGACTGAAGGGAAAGAAAATCGGCACCTCGTCACTGACCGAGGGCACAGCGGTCTACACGCAGATGCTGCTTTCCCGCGAAGGACTCAAGTACCCAGGTGACTATGAATTTGTTCTTGCCGGCGTTCATACGACGCGCTGGGCGGCGCTTCAGGCTGGCGACATTGATTGCGCACCGCAACCCGCCCCCTGGAACTTCATCGCTGAAAGCGCCGGGTACAATCTGATCGGAGAGATCAACGACGTCATACCGGAAATCCTGTTTGCCGCGCTTATCGCGAAGAAAAGTTGGCTCGAATTGAATAGCGAGACTGTCGGGAAGCTCTTGAAGGCTTTGGCCGAAGCCTATCTGATTACCAACGATCCCTCGCAGGAGGAAGAAATTGCGTTGCCGATCTTCCAGCGCATCACGGTGCCGGATGACGCCGATCTTGCCCGTCGCGGGCTGCGCTACATGCGTGACATGGGCATGTGGCCGAACGGCCTGGGCATTCCCGAAAGGGCAATTGAAACCACGATCGACCTGATGATCCAAGCGGGCTTGCTAGACGAAGGCACACGGATGTCGGCCGTTGGTGTCTTTGATAATTCTTACCTCCAAGAGGCGCTGGCGTGACGCGTGGGTGGGGCCTCTCAGTCGCTGAGGCGAAAGAAACGATCGTTTCTCTTCTGCGACCGAAGGTCTCGCCACCATTATGAAGCACTAGTCTGTACGTGTCGTGCCGCCCTGGATGGACGTTCAAACGAGCGGATAGCAGCGCGAGAGAGCGGCGATCAGTCCCTCGGGCTCACATGGCTTCCAAAGCAGCTGGCCCTGCGGACAAGGCGGGGCTCGAGCCAGGACTTAGGTCTTAAGCGAAGGGTGCGATCAGACCAAGGTCCGACGTCTAGTCGCGAAGGAGCTGCTACAGTGCGGCTACACGCAAGGCGCGCTGCCGCCACGTTTAGATCGGGGAGGCTCATGTCCCACGGTATTATCACCGAAATTCGCGATGCGCGGAAAGAACTGTTGAGCCTTTCAATCAAGGATCGCGAGCGTCTTGTTCGCCGGATTGTGGATGAACTGCACGCGGTTCGAACGAGCGACTTTTCCGACAGCCCGTTTGCCAGCAGCACGGGCCTCGATTACCTTGTTGCGCGCACTTACGACACGATCCCGGAGATAGCGCGGATGGATGACAAGAATTTTGGAATGGTCCTCGACCAGTTCGTTGAGCTGCTCGAGACGATTACGAGCATCGTTCGCCTGCCGCCGACTGTGCTGCACTAAGGCGAAGTGTCAGCGCAGCGAATGACGGGGACGTCGTTTTTATAGGCGCGCGCGTTATGCTGACGGAGTTCTCATGGACGCCTACACTAACCACTATGTCGAACTTAGCAGCCGCCTTCGCTCGGCGCAGGCCTTTTGCGAATTTCTGGCATCCGGCGGAAGGGTATGGGACCAGCCGGATGGCACAGCCTGGCGCGATGTTACGGCCGAGACTGTGCAGCGCGAGCTTCCAAAGGTCAGAGCACTGGAGACGCTCCGGCGCCAACTTTATCCTGATGTTGCCGCTGAGGACGGTT
It encodes:
- a CDS encoding ABC transporter substrate-binding protein, with the protein product MAITVRLAGGAQGFNWLPVFVAEQEGLFEKHGLKIEYLRLGSVDKATIAVAEGEAELAITPPEGAVSNYAKGGELRIVASNSNRLPMSIVAAPSIKSIGGLKGKKIGTSSLTEGTAVYTQMLLSREGLKYPGDYEFVLAGVHTTRWAALQAGDIDCAPQPAPWNFIAESAGYNLIGEINDVIPEILFAALIAKKSWLELNSETVGKLLKALAEAYLITNDPSQEEEIALPIFQRITVPDDADLARRGLRYMRDMGMWPNGLGIPERAIETTIDLMIQAGLLDEGTRMSAVGVFDNSYLQEALA